A region from the Zonotrichia leucophrys gambelii isolate GWCS_2022_RI chromosome Z, RI_Zleu_2.0, whole genome shotgun sequence genome encodes:
- the DIRAS2 gene encoding GTP-binding protein Di-Ras2 produces the protein MPEQSNDYRVVVFGAGGVGKSSLVLRFVKGTFRESYIPTIEDTYRQVISCDKSICTLQITDTTGSHQFPAMQRLSISKGHAFILVYSITSRQSLEELKPIYEQICQIKGDIESIPIMLVGNKNDENQNREVESSEGEAMAKKWKCAFMETSAKTNHNVKELFQELLNLEKRRTVSLQIDGKKSKQQKRKEKLKGKCVVM, from the coding sequence ATGCCTGAGCAAAGCAACGATTATAGGGTAGTTGTGTTTGGAGCTGGAGGAGTGGGAAAAAGTTCTTTGGTCTTGAGATTTGTGAAGGGCACTTTCAGAGAGAGCTACATCCCTACCATTGAAGACACCTATCGGCAGGTGATCAGCTGTGATAAGAGCATATGCACTTTGCAGATAACCGACACTACAGGGAGCCATCAATTTCCAGCCATGCAACGTCTCTCTATTTCTAAAGgacatgcttttattttggtttacTCTATCACCAGCCGACAGTCCTTGGAGGAACTCAAGCCAATCTACGAGCAAATATGTCAGATTAAAGGAGACATAGAAAGCATTCCAATCATGCTGGTGGGGAACAAAAATGATGAGAACCAAAATCGAGAGGTAGAAAGCAGTGAAGGAGAAGCCATGGCTAAGAAGTGGAAATGTGCCTTCATGGAGACCTCTGCCAAGACAAACCACAATGTGAAAGAGTTATTCCAAGAATTGCTAAACCTGGAGAAACGCAGGACTGTGAGTTTGCAAATTGATGGCAAAAAAAGCAAGcaacagaaaaggaaggagaagctgaaaggaaaatgtgtggTGATGTGA